In the genome of Porphyrobacter sp. ULC335, one region contains:
- the ppdK gene encoding pyruvate, phosphate dikinase, whose product MTLKTVYVFGGSADHSDPRQKDKTVAGGKGANLAEMASIGLPVPPGFTITTEECVRYLQDGADFSDALRTAVAEALTHVEATVGKRFGDAADPLLVSVRSGARVSMPGMMDTVLNLGLNDATVEGLAQSSGDARFAWDSYRRFIQMYSDVVLGIDHGLFEEALEIAKEDKGFYNDTEMAAEDWQALVSEYNGIVADELGRPFPQDVHEQLWGAIRAVFDSWDSDRAKVYRRLNDIPGDWGTAVNVQAMVFGNMGETSATGVAFTRDPATGNRAYYGEYLINAQGEDVVAGIRTPQYLTKAARETAGAKPLSMEEALPEAYGELARVFDLLELHYKDMQDIEFTVERGKLWMLQTRSGKRTAKAALKMAVDMVAEGLIDEREAVRRVDPMALDQLLHPTLDPKAVRNVLTTGLPASPGAAAGKIVLDADTAEQWAGRGEKVILVRVETSPEDIHGMHAAQGILTARGGMTSHAAVVARGMGRPCVSGAGAVSIDRASRTLRIGATELKEGDAITLDGATGKVMLGIVPTVEPELAGDFGVLMVWADKLRRMKVRTNAETPEDCRMARQFGAEGIGLCRTEHMFFEASRISLVRQMILADDEAGRRRALEKLLPEQRADFTAIFEVMAGLPCTIRLLDPPLHEFLPHADEDFAELADATGLGVDHLKRRAGELHEFNPMLGHRGCRLGITYPEIYEMQARAIFEAVCAVKIASGAAPLPEIMIPLVATKRELAILKALVDKTAEAVFAEVGTRVEYLVGTMIELPRAALMAGEIAEEGAFFSFGTNDLTQTTLGVSRDDAARFLSVYVDKGIFPRDPFVSLDIEGVGQLVELAAERGRATRPDIKLGICGEHGGDPASIAFCEKVGLDYVSASPYRVPIARLAAAQAALKKA is encoded by the coding sequence ATGACATTGAAGACGGTCTATGTTTTCGGAGGCTCGGCCGACCACTCCGATCCGCGCCAGAAGGACAAGACCGTGGCAGGTGGCAAGGGTGCGAACCTTGCCGAAATGGCGAGCATCGGCCTGCCAGTTCCTCCGGGTTTCACAATCACCACCGAAGAATGTGTGCGTTATCTTCAGGATGGTGCGGATTTCTCCGATGCCCTGCGCACCGCCGTGGCAGAAGCTCTGACCCATGTCGAAGCCACCGTCGGCAAGCGGTTTGGCGATGCCGCCGATCCGCTGCTGGTCTCGGTCCGTTCGGGCGCACGGGTTTCCATGCCGGGGATGATGGACACGGTTCTCAACCTCGGCCTGAATGACGCGACGGTCGAAGGGCTGGCGCAGTCCTCCGGCGACGCGCGCTTTGCCTGGGACAGCTACCGCCGGTTCATCCAGATGTACTCGGACGTGGTGCTTGGCATCGATCACGGATTGTTCGAAGAAGCGCTGGAGATCGCAAAGGAAGACAAGGGCTTCTACAACGATACCGAGATGGCGGCTGAAGACTGGCAGGCGCTGGTCAGCGAATACAACGGCATCGTTGCGGATGAACTCGGCAGGCCGTTCCCGCAGGATGTGCACGAACAACTGTGGGGCGCGATCCGCGCCGTGTTCGACAGCTGGGATTCTGACCGCGCCAAGGTCTATCGCCGCTTGAACGATATCCCGGGCGACTGGGGCACCGCAGTCAATGTGCAGGCGATGGTGTTCGGCAACATGGGCGAAACCAGCGCCACCGGCGTCGCCTTCACCCGCGATCCCGCAACGGGCAACCGCGCCTACTACGGCGAGTACCTGATCAACGCGCAGGGCGAGGACGTGGTGGCGGGCATCCGCACGCCGCAATACCTCACCAAAGCCGCGCGCGAGACCGCCGGGGCCAAGCCGCTGTCGATGGAAGAGGCGCTGCCGGAAGCCTATGGCGAGCTGGCCCGCGTGTTCGATCTGCTCGAGCTGCATTACAAGGATATGCAGGACATCGAGTTCACTGTGGAACGCGGCAAGCTGTGGATGCTCCAGACCCGCTCGGGCAAGCGCACCGCCAAGGCTGCGCTCAAGATGGCGGTCGACATGGTGGCCGAGGGCCTGATCGACGAGCGCGAGGCAGTGCGGCGGGTCGACCCGATGGCGCTGGACCAGCTGCTTCACCCGACGCTCGATCCCAAGGCCGTGCGCAATGTGCTGACCACCGGGCTTCCGGCCTCGCCGGGTGCTGCGGCGGGCAAGATCGTGCTCGACGCCGATACGGCCGAACAATGGGCCGGACGCGGCGAGAAGGTCATTCTGGTGCGGGTCGAAACCTCGCCTGAGGACATCCACGGTATGCACGCCGCGCAAGGCATCCTGACAGCGCGCGGCGGGATGACTAGCCACGCGGCGGTCGTCGCGCGCGGCATGGGGCGGCCCTGCGTTTCGGGCGCCGGGGCCGTGTCGATCGACCGGGCGAGCCGCACGCTGCGGATTGGCGCGACCGAGTTGAAGGAAGGCGACGCCATCACCCTCGACGGGGCGACGGGGAAGGTGATGCTCGGCATCGTCCCCACCGTCGAGCCGGAGCTGGCGGGCGATTTCGGCGTGCTGATGGTGTGGGCGGACAAGCTGCGGCGCATGAAAGTGCGCACCAATGCAGAAACGCCGGAGGATTGCCGCATGGCGCGCCAGTTCGGGGCCGAGGGCATCGGGCTGTGCCGCACCGAGCACATGTTCTTCGAAGCGAGCCGGATCAGCCTGGTGCGCCAGATGATCCTCGCTGATGACGAGGCCGGCCGCCGCCGCGCGCTGGAAAAGCTTCTGCCCGAACAGCGCGCCGATTTCACCGCGATCTTCGAGGTTATGGCGGGGCTGCCGTGCACCATTCGTCTGCTCGACCCGCCGCTCCACGAATTCCTCCCCCACGCCGATGAAGACTTCGCAGAGCTGGCTGACGCGACCGGGCTTGGCGTCGATCACCTGAAACGCCGCGCGGGCGAGCTGCACGAATTCAACCCCATGCTCGGCCACCGCGGCTGCCGCCTTGGCATCACCTATCCCGAAATCTACGAGATGCAGGCACGCGCGATTTTCGAAGCCGTGTGCGCGGTAAAGATCGCGAGCGGCGCGGCACCCTTGCCCGAAATCATGATTCCGCTGGTCGCTACCAAGCGTGAACTGGCGATCCTGAAGGCGCTGGTCGACAAGACGGCCGAAGCGGTGTTCGCCGAAGTCGGCACGCGGGTGGAATATCTCGTCGGCACGATGATCGAACTGCCGCGCGCCGCCTTGATGGCGGGCGAGATTGCCGAGGAAGGCGCATTCTTCAGCTTCGGCACCAATGACCTCACCCAGACCACGCTCGGCGTGTCGCGCGATGATGCGGCACGGTTCCTTAGCGTCTACGTCGACAAGGGTATCTTCCCGCGCGATCCGTTCGTCAGCCTCGACATCGAAGGCGTCGGCCAGTTGGTCGAACTGGCAGCGGAGCGGGGTAGGGCGACCCGGCCCGACATCAAGCTCGGCATCTGCGGCGAGCATGGCGGCGATCCGGCGAGTATCGCCTTCTGTGAGAAGGTGGGACTCGATTACGTCAGCGCCTCGCCTTACCGCGTACCGATTGCGCGGTTGGCTGCTGCGCAGGCTGCGCTGAAGAAGGCCTAG
- a CDS encoding glycine--tRNA ligase subunit alpha — translation MSAAPAFTPVARDPARSFQDMILTLHDFWSANGCVILQPYDMRMGAGTFHTATTLRALGPEPWNAAFVQPCRRPTDGRYGENPNRLQHYYQYQVILKPSPSDIQELYLQSLAAIGIDPLAHDIRFVEDDWESPTLGAWGLGWEVWCDGMEVTQFTYFQQMGGFDCKPVAGELTYGLERLAMYIQGVDNVYDLAFNSSGVSYGDVFLENERQMSKWNFEVADTDALFDLFAKAEAECRNALSAGVPIAAYEQAVEASHVFNLLQARGVISVQERASYMGRVRDLARSSCEAYAVKMTPEWEAKYPGWSLV, via the coding sequence ATGAGTGCAGCACCCGCTTTCACCCCCGTAGCCCGCGATCCTGCGCGCTCGTTTCAGGACATGATCCTGACGCTCCATGATTTCTGGAGCGCCAATGGCTGCGTGATTCTGCAACCCTATGACATGCGCATGGGCGCGGGCACGTTTCACACGGCAACCACGCTGCGCGCTTTGGGGCCGGAGCCGTGGAATGCGGCTTTTGTGCAGCCCTGCCGCCGCCCGACTGACGGGCGCTATGGCGAGAACCCCAACCGGCTTCAGCACTACTACCAGTATCAGGTGATCCTGAAGCCCTCGCCGTCTGACATTCAGGAGCTGTACCTCCAAAGCCTCGCGGCGATTGGCATTGACCCGCTAGCGCATGACATCCGGTTCGTTGAAGACGACTGGGAAAGCCCGACGCTGGGTGCTTGGGGGCTGGGCTGGGAGGTCTGGTGCGACGGGATGGAAGTCACCCAGTTTACCTATTTCCAGCAGATGGGCGGCTTTGATTGCAAACCGGTCGCGGGCGAGTTGACCTACGGGCTCGAACGGCTCGCGATGTATATTCAGGGCGTCGACAACGTCTATGACCTCGCGTTCAATTCCTCGGGCGTATCCTACGGCGACGTGTTCCTTGAGAACGAACGCCAGATGTCGAAGTGGAACTTCGAAGTCGCGGATACGGACGCGCTGTTCGACCTCTTCGCCAAGGCCGAGGCCGAGTGCCGCAACGCGCTGTCCGCTGGCGTGCCCATCGCTGCCTACGAGCAGGCGGTCGAGGCCAGCCATGTATTCAACCTGCTGCAAGCGCGCGGCGTGATCTCGGTGCAGGAACGCGCCAGCTACATGGGCCGGGTGCGCGACCTCGCGCGTTCGTCCTGCGAGGCTTACGCCGTCAAGATGACACCTGAATGGGAAGCGAAGTATCCGGGATGGAGTCTCGTCTGA
- a CDS encoding MerR family transcriptional regulator: MATAPATNAAYDAPKDSGSESRRNGAHLDRPDVHEREHFAISDLTSEFGCTARALRFYEDEGLINPARVGLTRVYSKRDRARLAWIMRAKNVGFSLTEIREMIDLYDLDDGRVEQRRVTIEKCRAHVAKLKAQRDDIDSSIKELTEFVAEIEKLDLR, from the coding sequence ATGGCAACCGCTCCTGCAACCAACGCCGCTTATGATGCACCCAAGGATTCGGGGAGCGAATCGCGCCGCAATGGCGCGCATCTCGACCGTCCCGATGTGCATGAGCGCGAGCATTTCGCGATCTCCGATCTCACGTCGGAATTCGGCTGCACCGCCCGCGCACTGCGGTTTTATGAGGATGAAGGGCTGATCAATCCGGCCCGCGTCGGCCTCACTCGCGTCTATTCCAAGCGCGACCGTGCGCGTCTTGCGTGGATCATGCGCGCGAAGAACGTCGGCTTCAGCCTCACCGAAATTCGCGAGATGATCGATCTCTATGATCTTGACGACGGACGCGTCGAACAGCGCCGCGTCACGATCGAGAAGTGCCGCGCGCATGTCGCCAAGCTCAAGGCGCAGCGCGATGATATCGATTCGTCGATCAAGGAACTCACCGAATTCGTGGCTGAAATCGAGAAGCTCGATTTGCGTTGA
- the glyS gene encoding glycine--tRNA ligase subunit beta, giving the protein MADFLLELRCEEIPARMQPKAKEDLARLFADALAKAGLTAGSVETFATPRRLALIAKDLPLATAAVSEETKGPKVGAPPQALEGFLRKVGLTAEQLTERDGVYFAVVEKPGRETAAVLAETIPAIIRAFPWPKSMRWGAASLSTESLRWVRPLSGIIALLDGAVVPCEIDGIASGRTTMGHRFHHSGPVDIANAGAYIETLRAAHVIVHFSERCKLIRDGAAKAAAVAGLTLVEDEGLVIENAGLTEWPNVGLGIFDEAFLDVPPEVIQLTARVNQKYFVCQGPDGKLFNAFICTANIVPRDMGIVIEGNHKVLAARLSDARFFWEQDQKTSLEDHAKKLARITFHEKLGTVADKVERVAKLARWLVEERIVIPANAGTQNGTEQQDALGSRVRGNDKEIAALADMAEQAARLCKADLVTEMVGEFPELQGLMGGYYAAKEGLPQEVAEAIRDHYKPVGQGDDVPTAPVTVAVSLADKLDTMFSFFSVELYPTGSKDPFALRRAMLGIIATVLKSDLRVPFTKIARTHYALPDGPLAWFLDFLDERLKVQQREAGVRHDLIDAVFALGGEDDLVRLLARVHALQTFVTTEDGTNLLAGYKRAANILKKEDWRGIEGEISQTGEEDPLAMVDDPDLAPVIAAKMAERHAAAEHLTYTPEPAEQALIDALDAAAPQAAAAVEAERFADAMAALASLRAPIDRFFEEVTVNADEANKRAARLALLARFRDAVHRVADFSRIEG; this is encoded by the coding sequence ATGGCTGACTTCCTGCTCGAACTGCGCTGCGAGGAAATCCCTGCCCGGATGCAGCCCAAGGCCAAAGAGGATCTGGCGCGGCTGTTTGCCGATGCGCTGGCCAAGGCTGGCTTGACGGCAGGTTCGGTCGAAACCTTCGCCACCCCGCGCCGGTTGGCGCTGATTGCCAAGGACCTGCCGCTGGCGACCGCCGCCGTGAGCGAGGAGACCAAAGGGCCGAAAGTCGGCGCACCGCCGCAGGCGCTCGAAGGATTCCTCCGCAAGGTTGGCCTCACTGCGGAGCAACTGACCGAGCGTGACGGAGTCTATTTCGCCGTGGTCGAAAAGCCGGGGCGCGAGACCGCAGCAGTGCTGGCCGAAACCATCCCGGCGATCATCCGCGCCTTTCCCTGGCCCAAATCGATGCGCTGGGGCGCAGCATCGCTCAGCACGGAATCCCTGCGCTGGGTGCGTCCGCTTTCAGGGATCATCGCCTTGCTGGACGGCGCGGTGGTGCCTTGCGAGATTGACGGGATTGCCAGCGGGCGCACGACGATGGGGCACCGGTTCCATCATTCCGGTCCGGTCGATATCGCCAATGCCGGGGCCTATATCGAAACCCTGCGCGCAGCCCATGTGATCGTCCACTTCTCCGAACGCTGCAAACTGATCCGCGACGGCGCTGCCAAGGCCGCGGCCGTGGCGGGGCTGACATTGGTCGAGGACGAAGGCCTCGTAATCGAGAACGCAGGCCTGACCGAATGGCCCAATGTCGGACTCGGAATTTTTGACGAGGCTTTTCTCGATGTTCCACCCGAGGTCATCCAGCTCACCGCGCGGGTGAACCAGAAGTATTTCGTCTGTCAGGGGCCTGACGGGAAGCTTTTCAACGCCTTCATTTGCACGGCCAATATCGTCCCGCGCGACATGGGCATAGTGATTGAAGGGAACCATAAAGTCCTCGCCGCGCGGCTATCCGATGCGCGCTTCTTCTGGGAGCAGGATCAGAAGACTTCGCTTGAGGATCACGCCAAAAAGCTGGCGCGGATTACCTTCCACGAGAAGCTGGGCACCGTCGCCGACAAGGTTGAGCGGGTGGCAAAGCTGGCGCGGTGGTTGGTTGAAGAACGCATTGTCATCCCCGCGAACGCGGGGACCCAGAACGGGACAGAGCAACAGGACGCCCTGGGTTCCCGCGTTCGCGGGAATGACAAGGAAATTGCGGCGCTCGCCGACATGGCCGAACAGGCCGCGCGCCTGTGCAAGGCTGATCTCGTCACTGAAATGGTCGGCGAGTTCCCCGAATTGCAGGGCCTGATGGGCGGCTACTACGCCGCGAAGGAAGGCCTGCCGCAGGAGGTCGCCGAGGCAATCCGCGACCACTACAAGCCGGTCGGGCAGGGTGATGACGTGCCGACGGCTCCGGTGACGGTGGCGGTGTCGCTGGCGGATAAGCTGGATACCATGTTCTCGTTCTTTTCGGTGGAACTGTACCCAACCGGTTCCAAAGACCCCTTCGCTCTGCGGCGTGCGATGCTGGGGATCATCGCTACGGTACTTAAGTCCGACCTGCGCGTGCCGTTTACGAAAATTGCCCGAACGCATTACGCTCTTCCGGACGGCCCGCTCGCGTGGTTCTTGGATTTTCTCGATGAGCGCCTCAAAGTCCAGCAGCGCGAAGCCGGCGTCCGTCACGACCTGATCGACGCGGTCTTCGCACTCGGGGGCGAGGACGATCTCGTCCGCCTGCTCGCCCGCGTCCATGCGCTCCAAACCTTTGTCACCACCGAGGACGGCACCAACCTCCTCGCAGGCTACAAGCGCGCGGCGAATATCCTCAAGAAGGAGGATTGGCGCGGGATCGAGGGGGAGATTTCCCAGACCGGCGAGGAAGACCCGCTGGCAATGGTTGACGATCCCGATCTCGCGCCGGTAATCGCCGCAAAGATGGCCGAGCGCCATGCGGCAGCCGAGCACCTTACCTACACGCCCGAGCCTGCCGAGCAGGCGCTGATCGACGCGCTCGACGCCGCCGCGCCTCAGGCCGCCGCAGCGGTCGAGGCCGAACGCTTCGCCGATGCGATGGCCGCGCTCGCGTCCTTGCGCGCGCCGATCGACAGGTTCTTTGAAGAGGTGACCGTCAACGCCGACGAGGCCAACAAGCGCGCCGCGCGCCTTGCCCTGCTCGCGCGGTTCCGCGATGCGGTCCACCGGGTTGCCGATTTCAGCCGGATCGAGGGATGA
- the hisI gene encoding phosphoribosyl-AMP cyclohydrolase, translated as MTDASLTTEEREGGAVFAPKFDAAGLLTAVVVDHASGEVLVVAHMNAEALEATLTTGKVHFWSRSRGKLWMKGETSGHVLQVELMLVDCDQDALVIRAVPAGPTCHTGARSCFYRAIVAGEGGPVLARTDA; from the coding sequence GTGACTGATGCATCACTTACCACCGAAGAACGCGAAGGCGGTGCGGTCTTTGCCCCGAAATTCGATGCCGCCGGGTTGTTGACGGCGGTCGTGGTTGATCATGCGAGTGGCGAAGTGCTGGTGGTCGCGCACATGAATGCCGAGGCGCTGGAGGCCACGCTTACCACCGGGAAGGTCCATTTCTGGTCGCGGTCGCGTGGTAAGCTCTGGATGAAGGGCGAGACGTCTGGCCATGTGCTTCAGGTGGAATTGATGCTGGTGGATTGCGATCAGGACGCTTTGGTTATCCGTGCGGTGCCGGCCGGGCCGACCTGCCATACCGGCGCGCGCAGCTGCTTTTATCGCGCGATTGTTGCGGGGGAGGGCGGGCCTGTACTGGCTCGTACCGACGCTTGA
- a CDS encoding ComF family protein, whose translation MAVVAQLARQFAPVVDLLYPPRCPSCGGAVAAQDGLCLDCWSTLDVPDNTDVAGHAVPVHAATYYNDTSRRLVLAYKHGGRIALSRLLARLVAARLPDPQPGASLPVLVPVPLHRWRLWQRGFNQSALLSQELARMGKGEAEVAALVRHRRTPNLGGLGREARERVLKGAIRIDPSRAEYLAGRDVILVDDVLTSGATSRACIAAIATAGPASIAVACFARVDEGHRFAPP comes from the coding sequence ATGGCAGTGGTCGCTCAACTTGCCCGACAATTCGCGCCGGTGGTGGATCTGCTCTATCCGCCGCGCTGCCCTTCGTGCGGGGGTGCGGTCGCGGCCCAAGACGGGCTGTGTCTGGACTGCTGGAGCACGCTCGATGTTCCCGACAACACCGACGTGGCGGGCCATGCAGTGCCTGTGCACGCTGCCACCTATTACAATGACACTTCGCGCAGACTTGTGCTGGCTTACAAGCATGGGGGACGGATTGCGTTATCGCGGCTGCTTGCCCGGCTCGTCGCGGCGCGCTTGCCCGATCCGCAGCCTGGTGCGAGCCTGCCCGTGCTGGTGCCCGTGCCGCTCCACCGCTGGCGGCTGTGGCAGCGCGGGTTCAACCAATCAGCGCTTCTGAGCCAGGAGCTTGCGCGGATGGGAAAGGGCGAAGCCGAGGTTGCGGCGCTGGTCCGCCACAGGCGCACGCCCAATCTCGGCGGTCTGGGCCGCGAAGCGCGCGAGCGAGTGTTGAAGGGCGCGATCCGGATTGATCCTTCGCGCGCGGAGTATCTTGCGGGCCGGGATGTGATCCTGGTGGATGACGTGCTGACGAGTGGTGCAACGAGCCGTGCCTGCATTGCCGCGATTGCTACGGCCGGTCCTGCTTCGATCGCGGTAGCCTGCTTCGCAAGGGTGGATGAAGGGCACCGGTTTGCCCCACCTTGA
- a CDS encoding class I SAM-dependent methyltransferase, with translation MTADQVPTIFSERRRIARAQRSSDRQQVHADAAAFLIHDIADDMIDRLSFVRHEPRSTMLIGPCTQPLAAYIERDGAMLAVETAANPAEPLAGGPYDFIGVIGQLDAVNDLPGALIHLRNALTPGGLVIASFIGGQSLPALRAAMMAAEPDRPAARLHPMVDSRAAPALLQRAGWKDPVVDTHTLNVRYSTLDRLIGDLRDQGLGNALAKPALPLGKAALARARTAFAARAGADGKVTETFEIITLTGRRSLAGT, from the coding sequence ATGACGGCCGACCAGGTACCCACGATTTTCTCCGAACGCCGGCGCATCGCACGTGCCCAGCGCTCATCGGATCGCCAGCAAGTCCATGCCGATGCGGCGGCATTTCTGATCCACGACATCGCCGATGACATGATCGATCGTCTGTCTTTCGTCCGGCACGAACCACGCTCGACGATGCTGATCGGGCCCTGTACCCAGCCACTAGCCGCCTATATCGAGCGTGACGGTGCGATGCTCGCAGTCGAGACCGCCGCCAACCCCGCCGAGCCCCTTGCGGGCGGTCCCTACGACTTCATCGGTGTCATTGGCCAGCTGGATGCGGTCAATGATCTGCCCGGCGCTCTGATCCACTTGCGCAATGCGCTGACGCCGGGCGGGTTGGTGATCGCCAGCTTCATCGGTGGCCAGAGCCTCCCTGCCTTGCGGGCTGCAATGATGGCGGCCGAGCCGGACAGGCCGGCCGCACGGCTGCACCCGATGGTCGATTCTCGCGCAGCCCCGGCCCTGCTCCAGCGCGCCGGGTGGAAGGACCCTGTGGTCGATACCCATACCCTGAACGTGCGGTATTCCACTCTCGACCGACTGATCGGTGACCTTCGCGATCAGGGGCTGGGCAATGCGCTTGCCAAGCCAGCCTTGCCACTGGGCAAAGCCGCCCTCGCCCGCGCTCGCACCGCTTTTGCCGCCCGCGCGGGGGCCGATGGGAAGGTGACCGAAACGTTCGAGATCATTACCCTCACCGGGCGGCGATCCCTCGCCGGTACCTAG